A region from the Acomys russatus chromosome 24, mAcoRus1.1, whole genome shotgun sequence genome encodes:
- the LOC127207196 gene encoding olfactory receptor 1J4-like: MRRDNESSVSEFILLGLPIQPEDQAMYSALFLAMYLTTVLGNLLIILLIRMDSHLHTPMYFFLSHLAFADISFSSVTVPKMLRNMQTQDPSIPYAECITQMYFFILFTDLDNFLLTSMAYDRYVAICHPLYYTTIMRDELCILLVAMSWILSCVSALSHTLLLARLSFCADNTIPHFFCDLDALLKLSCSDISLNELVIFTAGTTVITLPLICILVSYGRIGTTILKVSSTKGICKALSTCGSHLCVVALYYGAIIGLYLIPSSSTSSDKDIVASVMYTVVTPLLNPFIYSIRNRDMKEALKKLFNRAVISTQ; this comes from the coding sequence ATGAGAAGGGATAACGAGAGCAGTGTGTCTGAGTTCATCCTCCTGGGGCTCCCCATCCAGCCAGAGGACCAAGCCATGTACTCTGCCCTGTTCCTGGCCATGTACCTGACCACAGTGCTGGGGAACCTGCTCATCATCCTGCTCATCAGGATGGACTCTCACctccacacccccatgtacttcttcctcagccactTGGCCTTTGCGGACATCTCTTTCTCATCTGTCACTGTACCCAAGATGCTGAGGAACATGCAGACTCAGGATCCATCCATTCCCTATGCAGAGTGTATAACAcagatgtatttttttatattattcacTGATCTGGACAACTTTCTCCTCACTTCAATGGCATATGATCGGTATGTGGCCATTTGTCATCCCCTCTACTACACCACCATCATGAGAGATGAGCTGTGTATCTTACTGGTAGCTATGTCCTGGATCCTGTCCTGTGTAAGTGCTCTGTCTCACACCCTCCTCCTGGCCCGGTTGTCCTTCTGTGCTGACAACACCATTCCtcatttcttctgtgacctgGATGCCTTGCTGAAACTCTCATGCTCAGACATCTCCCTCAATGAGCTGGTCATTTTTACAGCAGGAACAACAGTCATTACTCTGCCACTAATATGCATCTTGGTCTCTTACGGCCGCATTGGGACCACCATCCTAAAAGTTTCATCTACCAAAGGGATCTGCAAAGCATTGTCCACATGTGGCTCTCACCTTTGTGTAGTGGCTCTGTATTATGGTGCAATCATTGGACTTTATCTTATACCTTCATCCAGCACTTCCAGTGACAAGGATATAGTTGCTTCTGTGATGTACACAGTGGTGACTCCATTGCTAAACCCCTTTATCTATAGCATAAGGAACAGAGACATGAAGGAAGCTTTGAAGAAGCTCTTCAACAGGGCTGTAATCTCAACTCAATGA